CGTCGATGCGCAGATCGGCCGGATTGATTTCGATATCAATATCTTCATCCACTTCCGGATAGACAAACGCAGAGCTGAAAGAGGTATGACGACGACCACCGGAATCGAATGGGCTCTTACGTACCAGGCGGTGAACGCCGGTTTCGGTACGCAGCCAGCCGTAAGCGTAATCACCAATAATCTTGATGGTGATGGATTTGAGACCCGCCACTTCACCTTCAGACTCTTCGATGATTTCGGTTTTGAAGCCGCGCGCTTCTGCCCAACGCAGATACATACGCGCCAGCATGCTCGCCCAGTCCTGCGCTTCTGTACCGCCAGAACCGGCCTGGATGTCGAGATAGCAGTCGGCGCTGTCGTACTCGCCAGAGAACATACGGCGGAATTCGAGCTGCGCCAGTTTCTCTTCCAGCACGTCGAGTTCAGCGATGGTTTCGTTAAAGGTTTCTTCGTCGTCGGCTTCGACGGCTAATTCCAGCAGACCGGAAACATCTTCCAGCCCCTGAGTCATTTGATCCAGCGTTTCAACGATGGCTTCGAGGGAGGAACGCTCTTTACCCAGCGCCTGTGCGCGTTCAGGTTCGTTCCAGACGTCGGGCTGTTCCAGCTCGGCGTTTACTTCTTCAAGACGCTCTTTCTTGGCATCATAGTCAAAGATACCCCCGAAGAACGTTGGAACGTTCGGTGAGGTCTTGAATGCGGTTTTTTACCGGATTAATTTCAAACATGGTCTGTTTTCTTTATTGGACTAGTCAAAATGCGGTGATAAGAGCGGGATTGTACCCAATCCACGCCCTTTTTTATAGAGAATAGTGCCGCTAAATTGGCCAGATATGATCGATGATAATCTGCAAACTGCGATTACCGCGAAACTCGTTAATATCCAGTTTGTAGGCCAGTTCAACTTCACGCACACCGCTATCCGGCCAGATGGCGGTGTCGACGTTAAAGGCGATTCCATCCAGCAGCGGGCCACCGTTCACCGGCTCGACCATCACCTTCAGGTGACGCTCACCCACCAGACGCTGTTGCAGCAGGCGGAATCGACCGTCGAACAGCGGCTCCGGAAACATCTGCCCCCACGGACCGGCATCGCGCAGCATCTGCGCGACTTCCATCGTCATCTCCGCGCCAGACAGCGCGCCATCAGAGACCACTTCGCCCTGCAGTAACGCCGGGTCCAGCCAGTCGGTAACCAGCTCGCTGAAAAGCCGCTGAAACTCGTCGAATTTCGCCTCTTCTAGTGATAAACCAGCCGCCATCGCGTGGCCGCCGAATTTGATCATCAGCCCAGGATAGAGTGTGTCCAGACGCTCCAGTGCATCGCGCATGTGCAGCCCTTGAATGGAACGACCCGAGCCTTTAAGCGTACCGTCGCCCGCCGGGGCAAAGGCAATCACCGGACGGTGAAAACGCTCTTTGATGCGCGACGCCAGAATCCCGACCACGCCCTGATGCCACTCCGGGTGGTACATCGCCAGGCCGCCTGGCAGCGTGTCGGTGCTGCGCTCAAGTTTTTCGCACAGAGTCAGGGCTTCAGCCTGCATCCCTTGCTCGATCTCCTTGCGCGTCTGATTCAGCGCGTCGAGTTCATTGGCTAACACGCGGGCTTCGCCGATATTGTCGCAGAGCAGCAGCGCCACCCCGACGGACATATCATCCAGTCGCCCTGCCGCATTGAGACGCGGGCCAAGGGCAAACCCGAGGTCACTTGCCGCGAGTTTAAGCGGGTCACGATTAGAGATTTCGAGCAGCGCTTTAATCCCCGGACGGCATTTCCCCGCACGAATCCTGCCCAGCCCTTGCCAGGTCAGAATGCGGTTATTAGTGTCGAGTGGCACCACGTCTGCCACCGTGCCGAGCGCGACTAAATCGAGATATTCGGCAAGATTAGGAACTGCAATTCCGCGCGCCTCGAACCAGCCTTTATCGCGCAGCAACGCACGCAGGGCCAGCATCAGATAAAACGCTACGCCTACGCCCGCAAGCGATTTCGAGGGGAAATCGCAGTCGCGCAGGTTCGGGTTAATGATGGCTTCAGCCGCTGGCAGCGTGTCGCCGGGCAAATGGTGATCGGTGACCACGACCGGGATCCCAAGCTGATGCGCCCGATCGACGCCAGAATGAGATGAGATCCCGTTATCAACCGTCAGGATCAACTGCGCCCCGCGAGCGTGAGCTTGATCGACCACTTCCGGGCTGAGGCCGTAACCGTCTTCAAAACGGTTCGGCACCAGATAGGTGACGTTATCGCAGCCCAACGCGCGCAGGCTGAGGACGCTTAGAGCGGTGCTGGTCGCGCCATCGGCGTCGAAATCACCGACTACGACAATCCGCGTCCCTTCGCGCAGTGCGTCATAGAGAATTTCCGTCGCTTTTTCGATGCCACTGAGCTGCTGCCAGGGCAGCATCCCTTTGACGCTGCGCTCCAGCTCTGTGGCCGCGCGAACGCCGCGCCCGGCGTATAAACGGCGCAGGAGCGGAGATAGATCGGCAGGTAAATCAACGCTTTCATCCACCTCGCGGCGGCGTAATGTTGTGTTGGCTTTCACGCGAATTATTTACCGCCAGTCTGTTTCTGGTGCGCGTCGAGGAACTCTTTCATCTCTTTCGGCCCCTGGTAGCCCGGCACGACGTAGCCGTTGTTCAGCACAATCGCCGGAGTACCAGTCACACCAAACTGCACGCCCAGCGCATAATGATTGGCAATGTCGATATCGCAGGAGGCGGGTTTCACGCCCTTGCCGTTCATCGCGTCATTAAAGGCTTTATTGCGGTCTTTGGCACACCAGATGGCTTTCATGTCCTGCTCTGGCTGGCTCTGCACGCCCGCACGTGGGAACGCCAGATAACGCACGGTGATTCCGAGCGCGTTGTAGTCTTTCATCTCTTCATGCAGCTTGTGGCAGTAGCCGCAGGTGATATCGGTGAACACCGTAATCACGTGTTTTTCCTGCGCTGCTTTGTAGACGATCATCTCTTTTTCCAGCGCGTTCAGGTTTTTCATCAGCAGCTGGTTAGTCACGTTCACCGGTTGCGCGCCGCTGACATCGTACATCGGGCCTTGAATGAAGTGCTTGCCGTCTTCAGTGACATACAACACGCCGCTGTTGGTCAGCACGGTTTTCATTCCGGCAACCGGTGCTGGCTGAATATCCGTACTGGCCACGCCGAGTTTCGCCAGCGATTGTTTGATCGCAGCATCATCTGCATGGGCAAAACCGGTAAAAGAAGCGGCCAGCAGGGAGAACAGCACTAAAGATTTTTTCATTTTCAATCCTATCACTATTTTATCGGCACTCACGCTCGTGGGTGGTGCTGTTGGTGTAGCTGTCGCAAGCGTTCTGTTGCTACATGAGTGTAGATTTGCGTCGTCGAAAGATCGCTGTGCCCAAGTAGCATCTGCACCACGCGCAAATCGGCGCCATGATTCAGAAGATGCGTCGCAAAGGCGTGACGCAGAACGTGCGGCGAAAGTTTTTCACTGTCGATGCCCGCCAGTGTGGCGTAATGTTTAATGCGATGCCAGAAGGTTTGTCGCGTCATCTGCTGCGCGCGCTGGCTCGGGAACAGCACATCAATCGATACGCCGTTCAGCAGCCACGGTCTTCCGTGTTCCAGGTAATTCTCAACCCAGTACACCGCCTCTTCGCCAAGCGGCACCAGCCGTTCCTTATTCCCTTTACCAATCACCCGCACCACGCCCTGACGCAGGCTGATGTCGCTCATCGTCAAACCGACCAGTTCCGACACGCGCAGCCCGGTGGCATACAACACTTCAAGCATGGCTTTATCGCGTAACTCCAGCGGCAGGTCAACCGCCGGGGACTGCAACAGGCGATCGACCTGCGCTTCGCTGAGATCTTTCGGCAAACGCTGCGGCAGCTTAGGCGACGCCAGCAGTGCGCTGGGATCGTCAGCGCGAAGCTTCTCACGATACATATGCTGGAACAGCCGACGCATTGCGCTCAGCAAGCGCGCGGAACTGGTGGCTTTATAGCCGCCGTCCATGCGTTCGGCCAGCAGTGCCTGCAGATCGTCGCTTTGCGCCTGTTCCAGAGACAAGTCTCGATGGTCGAGCCACTCCACCAGCATGGTCAAATCGCGTCGGTAAGCGCTGAGCGTATTCTCCGCCAGATTCTTTTCCAGCCACAGCGCATCGAGAAATTGTTCGATGAGGGCGAGATCCTTTTCCACGTCTGCTCCTGTGATTCTGCCATCGGCCATTATGACGTAATGGTACAGGTTTCTGGTACACTACGCCTAAAGTCAAAGCAAGTATTGAGAAGTTTACGCGATGAATATTGGTCTGTTTTATGGTTCCAGCACCTGCTACACCGAGATGGCCGCGGAGAAAATTCGCGACATTATTGGCCCGGAACTGGTGACTCTGCACAATCTGAAAGACGACGCGCCCACAGAGATGGAGCAGTACGACGTTCTGATTCTTGGCATTCCGACCTGGGATTTTGGTGAATTACAGGAAGACTGGGAAGCCATCTGGGATCAGCTGGACTCGCTTAATCTTGAAGGCAAAATCATTGCGCTGTACGGCATGGGCGACCAGCTGGGTTATGGCGAATGGTTCCTCGACGCGCTCGGTATGCTGCACGATAAACTCGCCCCGAAAGGCGTCACCTTTATCGGCTACTGGCCGACAGAAGGCTACGAATTTACAAGTCAAAAACCGATCATCGCGGATGGCCAGCTGTTTGTCGGACTGGCGCTGGATGAAACCAACCAGTACGACTTAAGCGAAGAGCGCCTACAAAACTGGTGCGAGCAAATTCTGGGCGAAATGGCGGAAAAATTTAGTTAATTCCCTGGCATCACGGCGTCGGCTGTTGCTGCATCACCATCCGACGCAAATCTCGCCACTCGTTCGCATCCATACTGTCTGCTGACAGCCACAAATGCTGGCAACGTGCCCCTTCCTCTTTGCGCAGACGGAACATCATCCCCGAGTTTAACATCCAGGGCGTGCCGACGATCTCCCACTCTGTGCCCTGCCAGCGCAAGCGCGAATCCATCAGCAGTTTGATTTCACCCTGACGGGAATTGATACGTCGCTGGCTGCGCACGCTGTCGAACACCACTAGCGACAGTAACAGCATCCAGAGCGGCGTATAGCTAAGAGGCCACGGCATCAGCAAAATAAAAGCTGCGACAATGCCGTGGAGCAAAAGAGACATCCACTGTGAGCGCCACGAGACGCGCAGATCAGATTGCCACAGGA
Above is a window of Lelliottia jeotgali DNA encoding:
- a CDS encoding bifunctional protein-disulfide isomerase-oxidoreductase DsbC; this encodes MKKSLVLFSLLAASFTGFAHADDAAIKQSLAKLGVASTDIQPAPVAGMKTVLTNSGVLYVTEDGKHFIQGPMYDVSGAQPVNVTNQLLMKNLNALEKEMIVYKAAQEKHVITVFTDITCGYCHKLHEEMKDYNALGITVRYLAFPRAGVQSQPEQDMKAIWCAKDRNKAFNDAMNGKGVKPASCDIDIANHYALGVQFGVTGTPAIVLNNGYVVPGYQGPKEMKEFLDAHQKQTGGK
- a CDS encoding Tyrosine recombinase XerD; translation: MADGRITGADVEKDLALIEQFLDALWLEKNLAENTLSAYRRDLTMLVEWLDHRDLSLEQAQSDDLQALLAERMDGGYKATSSARLLSAMRRLFQHMYREKLRADDPSALLASPKLPQRLPKDLSEAQVDRLLQSPAVDLPLELRDKAMLEVLYATGLRVSELVGLTMSDISLRQGVVRVIGKGNKERLVPLGEEAVYWVENYLEHGRPWLLNGVSIDVLFPSQRAQQMTRQTFWHRIKHYATLAGIDSEKLSPHVLRHAFATHLLNHGADLRVVQMLLGHSDLSTTQIYTHVATERLRQLHQQHHPRA
- a CDS encoding Flavodoxin 2; amino-acid sequence: MNIGLFYGSSTCYTEMAAEKIRDIIGPELVTLHNLKDDAPTEMEQYDVLILGIPTWDFGELQEDWEAIWDQLDSLNLEGKIIALYGMGDQLGYGEWFLDALGMLHDKLAPKGVTFIGYWPTEGYEFTSQKPIIADGQLFVGLALDETNQYDLSEERLQNWCEQILGEMAEKFS
- a CDS encoding Peptide chain release factor 2, programmed frameshift-containing, with translation MTQGLEDVSGLLELAVEADDEETFNETIAELDVLEEKLAQLEFRRMFSGEYDSADCYLDIQAGSGGTEAQDWASMLARMYLRWAEARGFKTEIIEESEGEVAGLKSITIKIIGDYAYGWLRTETGVHRLVRKSPFDSGGRRHTSFSSAFVYPEVDEDIDIEINPADLRIDVYRASGAGGQHVNRTESAVRITHLPTNTVTQCQNDRSQHKNKDQAMKQMKAKLYELEMQKKNAEKQVMEDNKSDIGWGSQIRSYVLDDSRIKDLRTGVETRNTQAVLDGSLDQFIEASLKAGL
- a CDS encoding membrane protein — protein: MVLWQSDLRVSWRSQWMSLLLHGIVAAFILLMPWPLSYTPLWMLLLSLVVFDSVRSQRRINSRQGEIKLLMDSRLRWQGTEWEIVGTPWMLNSGMMFRLRKEEGARCQHLWLSADSMDANEWRDLRRMVMQQQPTP
- a CDS encoding Single-stranded-DNA-specific exonuclease RecJ: MKANTTLRRREVDESVDLPADLSPLLRRLYAGRGVRAATELERSVKGMLPWQQLSGIEKATEILYDALREGTRIVVVGDFDADGATSTALSVLSLRALGCDNVTYLVPNRFEDGYGLSPEVVDQAHARGAQLILTVDNGISSHSGVDRAHQLGIPVVVTDHHLPGDTLPAAEAIINPNLRDCDFPSKSLAGVGVAFYLMLALRALLRDKGWFEARGIAVPNLAEYLDLVALGTVADVVPLDTNNRILTWQGLGRIRAGKCRPGIKALLEISNRDPLKLAASDLGFALGPRLNAAGRLDDMSVGVALLLCDNIGEARVLANELDALNQTRKEIEQGMQAEALTLCEKLERSTDTLPGGLAMYHPEWHQGVVGILASRIKERFHRPVIAFAPAGDGTLKGSGRSIQGLHMRDALERLDTLYPGLMIKFGGHAMAAGLSLEEAKFDEFQRLFSELVTDWLDPALLQGEVVSDGALSGAEMTMEVAQMLRDAGPWGQMFPEPLFDGRFRLLQQRLVGERHLKVMVEPVNGGPLLDGIAFNVDTAIWPDSGVREVELAYKLDINEFRGNRSLQIIIDHIWPI